Proteins from a genomic interval of Amphiura filiformis chromosome 9, Afil_fr2py, whole genome shotgun sequence:
- the LOC140160334 gene encoding uncharacterized protein encodes MASAAVAITSSQGSGGPGGYNTLRFVMVGMTGTGKSALGNSILAWGILMIGQLWTKLTKPFRSKTSTESVTVNCKKQEAVVLGRNVSIVDTPGFLDTETTSKETIKELTKSVLMVAPGPHAILLVIKVGRFTPEVVNGIDLMKKIFGDKSVDYLIIVFTHIDSLDDEETLEEFVDSMKGSPRQLVDECKHRYVGFNNKFAPTSDENRQQVQELFKFVDGIRADNVHSCYTNDLLEEAQKIMNDQQDAEEVASSPAVQGIVEKIKSRCFASDSTVKVQNCHGHITVKCLEDLAVGDLVQSYDPQTSSVTYSPVYYIIYKDENDRKSTLRELFYQGNDGKERSLRLHGKHLLYATIKPSTSLDSGTPPSIPIMSEMINIGDILWVLDDDIGELCPRRVFKIVDIVANVRHPMTMNHTIIVDGVLASVHAHNEWLLRQATAPLRLLHKISPAMSDLWLSKKAVQGWDYVEHYFLE; translated from the exons GATACAACACTTTGCGTTTTGTGATGGTTGGAATGACTGGTACAGGTAAAAGTGCCCTGGGCAACAGCATATTGGCTTGGGGTATTTTAATGATCGGCCAGTTGTGGACAAAGCTGACGAAGCCATTCAGAAGTAAGACCAGTACAGAATCCGTCACCGTCAACTGCAAAAAACAGGAAGCGGTGGTTCTTGGTCGAAACGTTTCTATTGTTGATACGCCTGGATTCCTAGACACAGAAACGACCtccaaagaaacaataaaagagtTAACCAAATCTGTTCTCATGGTTGCACCAGGCCCTCATGCAATTCTGCTCGTTATTAAAGTGGGGCGTTTTACACCAGAAGTCGTCAACGGGATTGATCTGATGAAGAAGATTTTCGGGGATAAATCCGTCgactatttgatcatagtgttcACACACATTGATAGCCTTGATGATGAGGAGACCCTGGAAGAGTTTGTGGATTCAATGAAAGGTAGTCCTCGACAGCTTGTGGACGAATGTAAACATCGATACGTTGGATTCAACAATAAGTTTGCGCCAACCTCAGACGAAAATCGACAACAGGTACAAGAGCTTTTCAAATTCGTAGACGGAATACGAGCAGATAATGTACATAGTTGCTATACTAACGATCTTCTTGAAGAAGCTCAGAAAATCATGAATGACCAACAGGATGCAGAGGAGGTAGCTTCGAGTCCAGCAGTTCAGGGAATCGTGGAAA AAATCAAAAGTAGATGTTTTGCGTCAGATTCTACAGTCAAAGTTCAAAATTGTCACGGCCATATCACAGTAAAATGTCTAGAAGATTTGGCTGTGGGTGATCTTGTCCAGAGCTACGATCCACAGACCAGCTCTGTCACATACTCACCAGTCTACTACATCATCTACAAAGATGAAAATGACCGCAAATCGACGTTGCGCGAGTTGTTTTACCAGGGCAACGATGGCAAGGAGCGATCTTTACGTCTTCATGGCAAACACCTTCTTTACGCCACCATCAAACCATCGACATCCCTGGATTCAGGAACCCCTCCGTCAATCCCGATCATGTCAGAGATGATCAACATCGGCGACATCTTGTGGGTACTTGACGACGATATCGGTGAGCTTTGTCCTCGTCGGGTGTTTAAAATCGTCGACATCGTAGCCAATGTTCGTCATCCAATGACGATGAATCATACTATCATCGTTGATGGCGTGTTGGCGTCGGTTCATGCACACAACGAATGGCTTCTTAGGCAAGCAACGGCTCCGTTGCGTTTACTGCACAAAATCAGCCCAGCTATGAGCGATCTCTGGCTTTCCAAGAAAGCTGTTCAAGGCTGGGATTATGTGGAGCACTATTTCCTTGAATGA